A single window of Sphingobacterium sp. ML3W DNA harbors:
- a CDS encoding amidohydrolase, with the protein MLKLHNLKIILLFLVITSCKNAKNDADTLYYGGPILTMEDDNPQVEAIAIKDGKILFSGSKQNAKRFIGNNTNQINLENKTLMPGFIDAHGHITSRAGMSQAVDLSPSPYGTVNNIPELQTTLKEYINKYQLDPTTPVMGNGYDDAIMEEHRHPTREELDAVSTTHPIIVIHASGHASVVNSAMLKLLQIPEDVKDPEGGHYRRDPKTKRLNGKLEENASFMALMKLTALLPKPPETAGLSQSLKDFLAAQDEWFSYGQTTICDGRTMGVGLTLLREAAAKKLIKADIVYFPDFEANKKEWESFLPHYMKYENNLKFGGFKFSDDGSPQGKTAWLTQPYLIPPEGQSKDYKGFPIFTDEVLYDDLKTIFSKNITAQLHVNGDAAIDQALRVIGKLRQEGIYKPELRATLIHVQNSRPDHISKIKDIGVIPSYFSAHVYLWGDWHYSSVFGPERAAFISPVNAAKDAGITFTIHHDAPVTPPDLMTGVYAAVNRITRSGMVLGPEQRIKVIDALKAITINAAYQYHEEDIKGSLKEGKLADLVILNKDPLTIDPKELRSIQVLETIKEGKTVFKR; encoded by the coding sequence ATGTTAAAATTACATAACCTAAAAATCATCTTGTTGTTCCTAGTAATAACAAGTTGCAAAAACGCTAAAAATGATGCCGATACCCTCTATTATGGTGGTCCTATTTTAACGATGGAAGATGATAACCCGCAGGTAGAAGCGATTGCGATAAAAGATGGAAAAATTCTATTTTCAGGTTCCAAACAAAATGCAAAGCGTTTTATCGGCAACAATACAAATCAGATCAATTTAGAGAATAAGACCCTCATGCCGGGTTTTATTGACGCACATGGACATATCACTTCCAGAGCAGGTATGTCGCAAGCAGTGGATCTTTCGCCAAGCCCATACGGTACAGTCAATAATATTCCTGAGCTACAGACAACGTTAAAAGAATACATCAACAAGTATCAATTGGATCCTACTACACCTGTCATGGGAAATGGCTATGATGATGCCATTATGGAAGAACATCGACATCCTACTCGTGAAGAACTGGATGCCGTGAGCACTACCCATCCCATTATCGTCATACATGCCTCTGGACATGCTAGTGTGGTCAATAGTGCCATGCTCAAATTATTGCAAATCCCAGAAGACGTAAAAGATCCAGAAGGTGGACATTATAGGCGAGATCCTAAAACCAAACGATTGAACGGAAAGCTAGAGGAAAATGCCAGTTTTATGGCACTCATGAAACTAACAGCACTGCTACCAAAACCACCTGAAACTGCTGGTCTATCGCAGTCACTCAAAGATTTTTTAGCTGCGCAAGACGAATGGTTCAGTTATGGACAAACAACGATTTGCGACGGTAGAACCATGGGTGTGGGACTTACGTTGCTTCGTGAGGCTGCTGCAAAAAAATTGATAAAAGCTGATATCGTTTATTTCCCTGATTTTGAAGCTAACAAAAAAGAATGGGAATCTTTTTTACCTCATTACATGAAATATGAAAATAACCTCAAATTTGGAGGTTTCAAATTCTCTGATGATGGCTCTCCTCAAGGTAAAACAGCTTGGTTAACACAGCCCTACTTGATCCCTCCTGAAGGACAAAGCAAAGACTATAAAGGATTTCCCATCTTTACGGATGAGGTACTCTACGATGATTTAAAAACAATCTTCTCGAAAAATATAACCGCTCAACTGCACGTAAATGGTGATGCAGCTATTGATCAAGCATTACGTGTAATCGGAAAATTGAGGCAAGAAGGAATTTATAAACCAGAGCTTCGTGCCACGCTTATTCATGTACAAAATAGTAGACCTGATCATATTTCAAAAATTAAAGATATAGGGGTCATCCCTTCTTATTTTTCAGCACATGTATACCTATGGGGAGACTGGCATTATAGCAGTGTTTTTGGTCCCGAAAGGGCCGCATTTATTAGTCCCGTAAACGCAGCTAAAGATGCTGGGATTACGTTCACCATTCACCACGATGCCCCTGTTACACCTCCCGATTTGATGACTGGTGTGTACGCTGCGGTGAATAGAATAACGCGTTCTGGGATGGTTTTAGGTCCCGAACAGCGTATAAAAGTAATCGATGCATTAAAAGCAATCACGATCAACGCTGCTTATCAGTACCATGAAGAAGATATAAAAGGCTCTTTAAAAGAAGGTAAACTCGCGGACTTGGTTATTTTGAATAAAGATCCATTGACCATCGACCCGAAAGAGCTTAGATCCATTCAGGTCTTAGAAACAATCAAAGAAGGAAAAACAGTATTTAAAAGATAA
- a CDS encoding transporter, translating to MKKLLNLLLLLMISISSFAQGHYNGSSFNPNDYFAPHAGFIIPVWYGYANMNYYNKQGNKSDQLINPTPNNPTTLNIEQNVKTHSFILMAIYGGKGKILNADWGMMIIPTLNSPTASIALDYYSQQTGSGRYNFTNKSIGFGDMYIQPIWLSWKDGNFKYALNYGVWAPTGKYEHNSLDNGGHGYWSHNIRGALQYKPQPKINLSIAPTLEINQWQKDTDFKEGSHLTVDMGGSYLLNSRGDEVGVFGHYTKQVSDDKGTEGSFLSDQTAGVGGFVSYWIVPKKIGAMARITQNFATESRFGGMAVQAGVNILIPTKGSSH from the coding sequence ATGAAAAAGCTCCTCAATTTACTGCTGTTACTGATGATCAGTATCAGTAGTTTTGCGCAAGGTCATTACAATGGTTCATCCTTTAACCCTAATGATTATTTTGCCCCTCATGCTGGCTTTATTATACCGGTATGGTATGGTTATGCCAATATGAACTATTATAATAAACAGGGCAATAAATCGGATCAACTGATCAATCCGACACCTAATAATCCGACCACGCTCAATATCGAACAAAATGTCAAAACGCATTCATTTATTTTAATGGCCATATATGGCGGTAAAGGAAAAATTCTAAATGCAGATTGGGGAATGATGATCATACCGACATTGAATAGTCCTACCGCCAGTATCGCATTGGATTACTATTCGCAACAGACAGGTTCAGGTCGCTATAACTTCACCAATAAAAGTATCGGCTTTGGCGACATGTACATCCAACCCATCTGGCTATCATGGAAAGATGGTAACTTTAAATATGCCTTAAATTATGGAGTATGGGCACCAACAGGGAAATATGAACATAATAGTTTAGATAATGGTGGCCATGGTTATTGGTCACACAATATACGTGGGGCTTTGCAATACAAACCGCAACCCAAAATCAACTTAAGTATAGCACCAACTTTAGAGATCAACCAATGGCAAAAAGATACGGACTTCAAAGAGGGCAGCCATCTTACGGTCGACATGGGAGGTTCGTATCTCCTAAACTCGCGAGGTGATGAAGTGGGTGTATTTGGACATTACACCAAACAGGTCTCGGACGACAAGGGAACGGAGGGTAGTTTTCTTTCTGACCAAACTGCTGGTGTTGGTGGGTTTGTTTCCTATTGGATTGTCCCTAAAAAAATTGGGGCTATGGCTCGTATTACGCAAAATTTTGCTACAGAAAGCCGTTTCGGTGGAATGGCAGTTCAAGCAGGCGTCAATATTTTAATACCGACAAAAGGATCGAGCCATTGA
- a CDS encoding TolC family protein: MKTKTHYQKKSITMYNIKLKKWIGISFLCFSVVSCKVPAIPIVKENKMVPIAFNDTTGAASQDSSNMIVTPWRDFFSDHYLSSLIDTALKNNQELMITFQEIEIAKSEVRFKQGQLFPSVEARIGSGVEKVGRYTSQGAGDASTDIAPGKKFPDPLLNYEAALTGNWEIDIWGKLHDQKKAAIARYLSTMEGKNFVLTNLVAEVANSYYELLALDNQLDVVQQTIKLQQNALEVIQAQKEAARSTELAVQKFKAEMLNSQSLAYEIKQDIQESENKMNLLLGRYAQQIPRDKNSFLTMLSPAVHSGIPSQLLANRADIRKAELDLAAAKLDVKIARAEFYPSFNISATLGLEAFKPSYFVKMPESMLYSLAGELAMPLINKNGIKAEFSKASAIQLQAMYNYQQTILSAYAEVSNHLSKISNLQRSYDLKSQQVEALTKSNDIANDLFKSARVDYFEVLMTQRDALEARLELIKTKRDQLNTVANTYRDLGGGWK; encoded by the coding sequence ATGAAGACGAAAACCCATTATCAGAAGAAATCGATCACCATGTATAATATCAAGTTAAAAAAATGGATTGGAATAAGCTTCCTATGCTTTTCGGTCGTGAGCTGTAAAGTACCTGCTATTCCTATTGTAAAAGAGAATAAAATGGTGCCAATTGCTTTTAATGACACCACAGGTGCAGCATCACAAGACAGTTCAAACATGATCGTCACGCCGTGGCGTGATTTCTTTTCGGACCATTACCTCAGCAGTTTGATCGATACCGCCTTAAAAAATAATCAAGAGCTTATGATCACCTTCCAAGAAATAGAGATTGCGAAAAGCGAGGTTCGTTTCAAGCAAGGTCAATTATTCCCCTCAGTAGAGGCTCGAATTGGTTCTGGGGTCGAAAAAGTAGGTCGTTATACCAGTCAGGGTGCGGGAGATGCAAGTACGGACATCGCACCCGGAAAGAAATTCCCTGATCCACTCCTAAATTACGAAGCTGCCCTCACGGGAAACTGGGAAATCGATATCTGGGGAAAACTGCACGATCAAAAAAAAGCGGCAATAGCCCGTTATCTCTCAACCATGGAAGGCAAGAACTTTGTCCTGACCAATTTAGTTGCCGAGGTCGCAAATAGCTACTATGAATTACTAGCATTGGACAATCAACTGGATGTAGTGCAACAAACGATTAAACTACAGCAGAATGCGTTAGAGGTTATTCAAGCACAAAAAGAGGCTGCACGCTCGACAGAGCTAGCGGTCCAGAAATTCAAGGCGGAAATGCTCAATTCACAGAGCTTGGCGTATGAAATCAAGCAGGATATACAAGAATCTGAAAATAAGATGAACCTCCTGCTGGGAAGATATGCACAGCAGATTCCCAGAGATAAAAACAGCTTTTTAACCATGCTATCGCCTGCAGTCCATAGTGGTATTCCTTCGCAGTTATTGGCAAACAGAGCAGATATCAGAAAAGCAGAACTGGATCTAGCTGCTGCAAAATTAGATGTTAAAATTGCGCGGGCAGAGTTCTATCCATCTTTTAACATCTCTGCAACTTTAGGATTAGAAGCTTTCAAACCCTCCTATTTTGTGAAGATGCCCGAGTCTATGCTGTACTCACTAGCGGGAGAACTTGCGATGCCCTTGATCAATAAAAATGGTATTAAAGCTGAATTTAGCAAGGCCAGTGCCATACAGCTACAAGCGATGTACAATTACCAGCAGACGATATTAAGTGCCTATGCCGAGGTATCAAACCACCTCTCCAAAATCAGCAATCTACAGAGAAGTTATGATCTCAAATCACAGCAAGTGGAGGCACTAACAAAATCAAATGATATCGCTAATGACCTATTTAAGTCTGCTCGGGTCGATTATTTCGAAGTATTGATGACACAAAGAGATGCGCTTGAAGCAAGATTAGAACTCATCAAGACAAAAAGAGATCAATTGAATACGGTAGCCAATACCTACCGAGACCTCGGTGGAGGTTGGAAATAA
- a CDS encoding efflux RND transporter permease subunit: MFNKFIHRPVLSIVISLIIVFLGVLSMLKLPITQFPSISPPKVNITAEYPGANGELMVKSVLIPLERAINGVPGMKYITSDAGNDGEASIQVIFNLGTDPNLAAVNVQNRVSSVINKLPPLVVREGVKITREESNMLVYVNLFSKDPKADQNFLFNYGDINILSELKRIDGVGDADILGNREYAMRIWLKPDRMLAYKISADEVLKALDEQSLEASPGKTGESSGKKSQTFEYVLKYPGRFNTKEGYENIILKSTANGEMLHVKDVAEVEFGSSMYDIYSTLNGKPSAAIVIKQSYGSNASDVIKNIKSKLAEIKETSFPKGMDYEISYDVSKFLDASIEKVVHTLLEAFILVGIVVFLFLGDWRSTLIPAMAVPVSLIGTFAFMSIFGITLNLITLFALVMAIGVVLDDAIVVIEAVHAKMEEKNLSPLKATEEAMHEISGAIVAITLVMAAVFIPVAFMSVPVGIFYKQFSITMATAIILSGVVALTLTPALCAMILKNEHGQPKKQTLLNKFLTRFNNLFTKGANRYQDLLRKIVNKRLITFVLLAAFCSAIFFLNNSLPSGFIPNEDQGMFYAIIQTPPGSTLERTNQIAEKLQSIAMHIDGVKSVSSLAGYEILTEGTGANSGTCLINLKSWEERKNSVQDVMHELEEKSKDITGATIEFFGPPAVPGYGAAGGFELRLLDKAGSGDFKKMETVSKDLVKELSKRPELASVFTFYSASFPQYMLHIDNEKAEQKGVTIDNAMSTLSTLVGSNYETSFIKYDRQYKVMVQALPEYRALPDDILKLYVKNDRDEMVPYASFMTLEKVYGLSEITRHNMYNSSEISGASAAGYSSGEAIKAVTEVAKASLPRGYGIEWAGISKDEVSRGNEAIYIFLICLTFVYMILAAQYESFVLPLAVVLSLPAGIFGAFLLLKVLGLENNIYAQVAMVMLIGLLGKNAVLIIEFAVQKHNAGSSVLAAAIEGAGVRFRPILMTSFAFIAGLIPLVFATGPGAIGNKTIGSAAAGGMLIGTVFGLIIIPGLYYIFGKIASKSKLTSYEDENPLSEEIDHHV, translated from the coding sequence TAATAAATTTATCCATAGACCCGTGCTGTCCATCGTGATCTCCTTGATTATTGTATTTCTTGGTGTATTATCGATGCTCAAACTCCCTATCACCCAGTTTCCCTCCATCTCTCCTCCCAAAGTAAACATTACGGCGGAGTACCCCGGAGCCAATGGCGAACTGATGGTAAAATCGGTACTGATTCCCCTTGAGCGCGCAATCAATGGAGTACCTGGCATGAAATACATTACCTCCGATGCAGGTAATGATGGTGAGGCTTCCATTCAAGTTATCTTCAACTTAGGAACCGATCCCAATCTCGCTGCCGTCAACGTGCAAAATCGGGTTTCTTCCGTCATCAATAAATTACCGCCCCTAGTCGTTCGCGAAGGTGTAAAGATCACAAGGGAAGAATCAAATATGCTCGTTTACGTCAACTTATTCAGTAAAGATCCAAAAGCCGATCAAAACTTCCTATTCAATTATGGCGACATCAATATCTTATCCGAACTGAAACGTATCGATGGAGTTGGTGATGCCGATATCCTAGGGAATAGAGAATATGCCATGCGTATCTGGCTAAAACCCGATCGGATGCTAGCCTATAAGATTTCTGCAGACGAAGTATTAAAAGCACTCGATGAACAGAGTTTAGAAGCCTCTCCTGGTAAAACAGGTGAAAGCTCGGGCAAGAAATCGCAGACATTTGAATATGTACTCAAGTATCCTGGTCGCTTTAATACAAAAGAAGGTTATGAGAACATCATCCTGAAGTCAACAGCAAATGGCGAAATGCTGCATGTAAAAGATGTCGCCGAAGTGGAGTTCGGAAGCTCCATGTACGATATCTACTCCACGTTGAATGGCAAACCATCTGCCGCCATCGTCATTAAACAATCGTATGGAAGTAATGCAAGTGATGTCATCAAAAACATCAAAAGCAAATTGGCTGAAATCAAAGAGACCAGTTTTCCAAAAGGTATGGACTACGAGATCAGTTATGATGTTTCCAAGTTTTTGGATGCCTCTATTGAAAAGGTCGTTCACACCTTACTCGAGGCCTTCATCCTAGTTGGTATTGTCGTATTTCTTTTCTTAGGCGATTGGAGATCGACACTCATACCCGCTATGGCAGTACCAGTATCCTTGATTGGGACATTTGCCTTCATGTCCATCTTTGGGATTACCCTCAATCTCATTACCCTATTTGCTTTAGTCATGGCTATCGGAGTGGTCTTGGATGATGCCATTGTCGTCATCGAGGCTGTACATGCCAAGATGGAAGAAAAAAACCTTTCGCCATTAAAAGCAACAGAAGAAGCGATGCATGAGATTAGCGGTGCTATTGTCGCAATCACACTCGTTATGGCTGCTGTATTTATCCCTGTAGCCTTCATGTCAGTACCAGTCGGTATATTTTACAAACAGTTTTCCATCACCATGGCTACCGCCATTATATTATCCGGCGTAGTCGCATTGACCCTGACCCCAGCATTGTGTGCCATGATCCTGAAAAATGAACATGGACAACCAAAGAAACAAACACTCTTAAATAAATTTCTAACGAGATTCAATAATCTTTTTACAAAAGGTGCCAATCGCTATCAAGATTTGTTGCGTAAGATCGTCAATAAAAGACTCATCACATTCGTGCTATTAGCGGCATTCTGTTCTGCGATTTTCTTTTTAAACAACAGCCTACCTTCTGGATTTATTCCCAATGAAGATCAGGGGATGTTCTATGCCATTATTCAAACACCCCCAGGGTCCACGCTGGAACGCACCAATCAAATTGCAGAAAAGCTGCAAAGCATAGCCATGCATATTGATGGCGTAAAATCTGTCTCTTCATTAGCGGGCTATGAAATTCTAACAGAAGGTACTGGAGCCAACTCTGGAACCTGTCTGATCAATTTAAAAAGTTGGGAAGAACGTAAAAACTCCGTTCAAGATGTGATGCACGAACTAGAAGAAAAATCAAAAGACATCACCGGTGCTACGATTGAGTTTTTTGGTCCACCAGCAGTACCGGGCTATGGTGCAGCAGGTGGGTTCGAATTACGCCTTTTGGATAAAGCGGGTTCGGGAGATTTTAAAAAAATGGAAACGGTGAGTAAAGACCTGGTCAAGGAACTCAGCAAACGTCCTGAACTGGCGTCTGTCTTTACTTTTTATAGCGCAAGTTTTCCCCAATATATGTTGCATATAGACAACGAAAAAGCCGAACAGAAAGGCGTGACGATTGACAATGCCATGAGCACGCTCTCCACATTAGTAGGTAGTAATTATGAAACAAGTTTCATTAAGTACGATCGACAGTACAAGGTCATGGTACAGGCATTGCCGGAGTATCGTGCATTGCCAGACGATATCCTCAAACTCTATGTGAAGAATGATCGGGACGAAATGGTACCCTATGCCTCTTTTATGACGCTAGAAAAGGTATACGGTCTATCTGAAATCACCAGACACAATATGTACAACTCTTCCGAAATAAGTGGTGCTTCTGCAGCAGGTTATAGTAGTGGCGAAGCGATTAAAGCCGTTACAGAGGTTGCCAAAGCTTCGCTGCCTAGAGGCTATGGTATTGAGTGGGCCGGAATTTCGAAAGATGAAGTGTCCCGCGGTAACGAAGCCATCTATATCTTCTTGATCTGTCTGACCTTCGTTTACATGATCCTAGCTGCGCAATATGAGAGCTTTGTTTTACCATTAGCCGTTGTGCTTTCATTACCTGCGGGTATTTTTGGAGCCTTCTTATTACTGAAAGTATTGGGGCTTGAGAATAATATTTATGCACAGGTAGCCATGGTCATGCTCATCGGTCTTCTAGGTAAAAATGCCGTATTGATTATCGAGTTTGCTGTACAGAAGCACAATGCCGGCAGTTCTGTCCTTGCGGCGGCCATAGAAGGTGCAGGAGTTCGGTTTCGACCTATCTTAATGACTTCCTTTGCATTTATTGCTGGTCTGATTCCATTGGTATTTGCTACAGGCCCTGGAGCTATAGGAAACAAAACCATAGGAAGTGCCGCAGCTGGCGGTATGTTGATCGGAACCGTATTTGGATTAATCATCATACCTGGACTATATTATATTTTCGGAAAAATCGCCTCGAAAAGCAAGTTAACGAGCTATGAAGACGAAAACCCATTATCAGAAGAAATCGATCACCATGTATAA